A genomic region of Deinococcus sp. KSM4-11 contains the following coding sequences:
- a CDS encoding alpha/beta hydrolase, giving the protein MQPQQWMVPGAPVSGFSWIAPSPCGNVLLSHGVGEYAGRYVERYHALIPTLVNAGFSVYAYDQRGHGTSGGQRAVVDMAVLVEDHLKAREALRAETGPLFLFGHSMGGLITAASAARDPRGVSGVVLSSPALLVGENEPALVKRLAPLLARIAPGLPMTDLGTAGLSRLADEVAAYEADESVYHGKVPALTGASMLGLSASLWPLYAKWTLSTLVIHGTADRLTDPQGSRRFVDTIQSGDKTLVLEEGGYHELLNDEPREKIRGLIVDWLRAHTGG; this is encoded by the coding sequence ATGCAACCTCAGCAGTGGATGGTGCCGGGCGCGCCCGTCAGCGGCTTTTCGTGGATCGCGCCGAGCCCGTGCGGCAATGTGCTGCTCTCGCATGGCGTCGGCGAGTACGCGGGCCGCTACGTGGAGCGCTACCACGCGCTGATTCCCACGCTGGTGAACGCCGGATTCAGCGTGTACGCCTACGACCAGCGCGGGCACGGCACGTCGGGCGGACAGCGGGCAGTGGTGGACATGGCCGTGCTGGTCGAGGATCACCTGAAGGCGCGCGAGGCCTTGCGGGCCGAGACCGGCCCGCTGTTCCTGTTCGGTCATTCGATGGGCGGCCTGATCACGGCGGCCAGCGCCGCCCGCGACCCGCGTGGCGTGAGCGGTGTGGTGCTGTCCAGTCCCGCGCTGCTGGTCGGCGAGAACGAGCCTGCCTTGGTCAAGCGTCTTGCTCCGCTGCTGGCCCGGATTGCCCCCGGGCTGCCTATGACAGATCTCGGCACCGCGGGCCTGTCCCGCCTGGCCGACGAGGTCGCCGCCTATGAGGCCGACGAGAGCGTCTATCACGGCAAGGTGCCTGCCCTGACCGGCGCGAGCATGCTGGGCCTGAGCGCTTCCCTGTGGCCGCTCTACGCGAAATGGACGCTGTCCACCCTGGTCATCCACGGCACTGCCGACCGGCTCACCGATCCGCAGGGCAGCCGGCGGTTCGTGGACACGATCCAGTCCGGTGACAAGACGCTGGTGCTGGAGGAGGGCGGCTACCACGAACTCCTGAACGACGAGCCCCGTGAGAAGATCCGGGGACTGATCGTGGACTGGCTGCGGGCACACACGGGCGGCTGA
- the crtI gene encoding phytoene desaturase family protein, protein MTPTPRRKSALIIGSGIGGLSLGIRLQALGFDTTILERLDQPGGRAYQKRTPDGYVFDMGPTVITVPHFIEELFTLERGAGGLGEPDYPPHVLDSEARVRTGESGGPRTREYVTLVPILPFYRIWFDDGTYFDYDGDPASTRRQIGELAPEDLAGYERFHADAKAIFERGFLELGYTHFGDVGSMLRVVPDLLRLDAVRTLFGFTRKYFSNPKMRQVFSFETLLVGGNPLSVPAIYAMIHFVEKTWGIHYAMGGTGALVRAFVRKFEELGGHIEYGQGVDEILVTDGRGQPVRHPLGKRVARGVRLETGAERHADIVVSNGDWANTYLRRVPTAARLVNSDLRVKAARQSMSLLVIYFGFRKDASDLNLRHHNIILGPRYEELLTEIFGKKVLGQDFSQYLHVPTLTDPSLAPEGHHAAYTLVPVPHNASGLDWTVEGPKLVERVYDLLEERGYIPNLRGRLTHSEFITPDYFEGALDSYLGNAFGPEPVLIQSAFFRPHNRSEDVRNLYLVGAGAQPGGGTPSVMMSAKMTARLIAEDFGLHPDVRDGVPGGAD, encoded by the coding sequence ATGACCCCTACACCCCGCCGCAAGTCGGCCCTGATCATCGGTTCCGGCATCGGTGGCCTGAGCCTGGGCATCCGCCTGCAAGCCCTGGGCTTCGACACGACCATCCTCGAACGGCTCGACCAGCCGGGCGGCCGGGCCTACCAGAAGCGCACGCCGGACGGCTACGTGTTCGATATGGGGCCGACCGTGATCACCGTCCCGCACTTCATCGAGGAACTGTTCACCCTGGAGCGTGGCGCGGGCGGGCTGGGGGAGCCCGACTACCCGCCGCATGTGCTGGACAGTGAAGCCCGCGTGCGGACGGGGGAGAGCGGCGGCCCCCGCACCCGCGAGTACGTGACCCTGGTGCCGATCCTGCCCTTCTACCGCATTTGGTTCGACGACGGCACGTACTTCGACTACGACGGCGATCCGGCCAGCACCCGCCGCCAGATCGGCGAGCTGGCCCCGGAAGACCTGGCCGGCTACGAACGCTTTCATGCCGACGCGAAGGCCATCTTTGAGCGCGGTTTCCTTGAGCTCGGTTATACGCACTTCGGGGATGTGGGCAGCATGCTGCGGGTCGTGCCGGATCTGCTGCGGCTGGACGCTGTGCGGACCCTGTTCGGCTTCACCCGCAAATACTTCAGCAACCCGAAGATGCGGCAGGTGTTCTCCTTCGAGACCCTTCTGGTGGGCGGCAATCCCCTGAGCGTGCCCGCCATCTACGCCATGATCCACTTCGTCGAGAAGACCTGGGGCATCCACTACGCCATGGGCGGCACCGGCGCCCTGGTGCGCGCGTTCGTGCGGAAGTTCGAGGAGCTCGGCGGGCACATCGAGTACGGGCAGGGTGTGGACGAGATCCTCGTCACGGACGGCCGGGGCCAGCCCGTCCGCCATCCTCTGGGGAAGCGGGTGGCGCGCGGCGTCCGGCTGGAGACTGGCGCGGAACGACACGCCGACATCGTCGTCAGCAACGGCGACTGGGCGAACACCTACCTCCGGCGCGTGCCCACCGCTGCCCGGCTCGTGAACAGTGACCTGCGCGTGAAGGCCGCCCGGCAGAGCATGAGCCTGCTGGTCATCTACTTCGGGTTCCGCAAGGACGCTTCAGATCTCAACCTGCGCCACCACAACATCATCCTGGGGCCGCGCTACGAGGAACTGCTGACCGAGATCTTTGGGAAGAAGGTGCTGGGCCAGGACTTCAGCCAGTACCTGCACGTGCCGACCCTGACCGATCCCAGCCTCGCCCCCGAGGGACACCACGCGGCCTACACGCTGGTGCCAGTGCCGCACAACGCCAGCGGCCTGGACTGGACGGTGGAAGGCCCGAAACTGGTCGAGCGCGTCTACGACCTGCTGGAGGAACGCGGGTACATTCCGAACCTGCGTGGGCGCCTGACGCACAGCGAGTTCATCACGCCCGACTACTTCGAGGGCGCGCTGGATTCCTACCTCGGAAACGCCTTCGGCCCGGAGCCGGTGCTGATCCAGAGCGCCTTCTTCCGCCCGCACAACCGCAGCGAGGACGTGCGCAACCTCTATCTGGTCGGCGCGGGTGCGCAGCCTGGTGGCGGCACGCCCAGCGTCATGATGTCCGCCAAGATGACCGCGCGCCTGATCGCCGAGGATTTCGGCCTTCACCCCGACGTGCGGGATGGCGTGCCGGGTGGAGCGGACTGA
- a CDS encoding phytoene/squalene synthase family protein gives MNPAPAAPATLQEAVAHCRDVTRAHSKTFYLGSRFFPSRQRQAVWAVYAACRDGDDIADELSGEHAQVALADWWARTQRAFHGPPGPHPVEMALAWAAQTYDIPLAAFEELHDGLLMDVCGHTFEDMDDLTLYCRRVAGVVGFMIAPISGYHGGPRTLDYALKLGQAMQLTNILRDVGEDLARGRVYLPLSEMKRHGVTRTTLEAGTVTPEYRAMMLDLTALAREWYAQGRRGIPLLHGSARLAVATAARAYEGILDDLARNDFDNFGRRAYVSGPRKLLMVPRVWWELRSPPLP, from the coding sequence GTGAACCCTGCCCCCGCCGCGCCCGCCACCCTTCAGGAGGCGGTGGCGCACTGCCGGGACGTGACGCGGGCGCACTCCAAGACCTTCTACCTCGGGTCGCGGTTCTTCCCGTCCCGCCAGCGGCAGGCCGTGTGGGCCGTGTACGCGGCCTGCCGGGACGGCGACGACATCGCCGACGAACTCAGTGGGGAGCACGCGCAGGTGGCCCTGGCCGACTGGTGGGCCAGGACGCAGCGCGCCTTTCACGGCCCCCCCGGCCCCCACCCGGTCGAGATGGCGCTCGCGTGGGCAGCCCAGACCTACGACATCCCCCTGGCGGCCTTCGAGGAACTGCACGACGGCCTGCTGATGGACGTGTGCGGGCACACCTTCGAGGACATGGACGACCTGACCCTGTACTGCCGCCGCGTGGCGGGAGTCGTGGGCTTCATGATCGCCCCGATCAGCGGCTACCACGGCGGGCCGCGCACGCTGGACTATGCCCTGAAGCTCGGGCAGGCCATGCAGCTCACGAACATCCTGCGGGATGTCGGCGAGGACCTCGCGCGTGGCCGCGTGTACCTGCCGCTCAGTGAGATGAAGCGCCACGGCGTCACGCGTACCACCCTGGAGGCCGGAACGGTCACGCCCGAGTACCGCGCGATGATGCTCGACCTCACGGCGCTGGCCCGCGAGTGGTACGCGCAGGGCCGCCGGGGCATTCCGCTACTGCACGGCAGCGCCCGGCTGGCCGTGGCAACCGCCGCCCGCGCCTACGAGGGCATCCTGGACGACCTGGCCCGCAACGACTTCGACAACTTCGGCCGCCGCGCCTATGTGAGCGGCCCGCGCAAACTGCTGATGGTGCCGCGCGTGTGGTGGGAACTCCGCAGCCCGCCCCTGCCCTGA
- a CDS encoding class I SAM-dependent methyltransferase, whose protein sequence is MDASGQRKENLNSGPPSLTAAQRSNFAPLTARTYTAWRRRSLGLLAGRPFSLAQETALFLGQCRPQPGEWWLDAGTSTGFYAGLLARAGCRVLAVDLSPAMLREAARQQPHDHIDWAVMNVESNDLPEGRFDGVTVGATLNETHDPARFLQGAARVLRPGGQLWMMYLLRTAGPVQSVLSVPTLGGLHFPDPAWVSADLPGCTLVHGLTLGAVRFERYLRPPVASL, encoded by the coding sequence ATGGACGCTTCGGGCCAGCGCAAAGAAAACCTGAACTCCGGCCCACCCAGCCTGACGGCCGCCCAGCGGAGCAACTTCGCGCCCCTCACGGCCCGGACGTACACCGCGTGGCGGCGGCGTTCACTGGGACTGCTGGCCGGGCGACCGTTCTCTCTAGCACAGGAGACCGCCCTGTTCCTGGGCCAGTGCCGCCCCCAGCCCGGCGAGTGGTGGCTGGATGCGGGCACCAGCACCGGGTTCTACGCCGGGCTGCTGGCCCGCGCGGGATGCCGCGTGCTCGCCGTGGATCTCAGCCCGGCCATGCTGCGCGAGGCCGCCCGGCAGCAGCCGCATGACCACATCGACTGGGCGGTCATGAACGTCGAGTCGAATGACCTGCCCGAAGGCCGCTTCGACGGCGTGACGGTTGGCGCCACCCTGAACGAGACCCACGACCCGGCGCGCTTCCTGCAGGGAGCGGCCCGCGTGCTCCGGCCGGGCGGTCAATTGTGGATGATGTACCTGCTCCGCACGGCCGGCCCGGTGCAGAGCGTGCTGTCGGTGCCGACGCTGGGCGGCCTGCACTTTCCAGATCCAGCGTGGGTGAGCGCGGATCTGCCCGGATGCACGCTGGTGCATGGCCTGACCCTCGGTGCGGTGCGGTTCGAGCGGTATCTGAGACCCCCCGTGGCCAGTCTGTAA
- a CDS encoding phage holin family protein, with product MEERKSMGSALVDVFDAGVTLVKSEINGVARKAGDIAKAKGLGVVLLLASAGPLVMALIFLILAVFYGLIRLGAGPWFAALLIALFSFALTGALVFLGMQRLGAEVKTEEPLVRRPAMSDDTHDQSTPSTPAPAGPASAPDDKTPQGRKVELRRDAQDHAAAENRVVAERPGQATVRVEGGTTTVPVYESQPDGTPSNYGSGLNEKIAGKEHGSPSQGEPAAKRDVPGIPVSTDPTYQDDMRKGQES from the coding sequence ATGGAAGAACGTAAGAGTATGGGGAGCGCACTGGTCGATGTGTTCGACGCAGGCGTGACCCTCGTGAAATCGGAGATCAATGGTGTGGCGCGCAAGGCCGGAGACATCGCCAAGGCCAAGGGCCTGGGGGTGGTGCTGCTGCTGGCCTCGGCTGGTCCGCTGGTCATGGCCCTGATCTTCCTGATCCTGGCGGTCTTCTACGGCCTGATCCGCCTGGGAGCCGGCCCATGGTTCGCGGCGCTGCTGATCGCCCTGTTCAGTTTCGCCCTGACCGGAGCGCTGGTGTTCCTGGGCATGCAGCGCCTAGGCGCGGAAGTGAAGACGGAAGAACCCCTGGTTAGGAGGCCCGCCATGAGCGACGACACGCACGACCAGTCCACGCCCAGCACGCCCGCTCCGGCTGGCCCGGCCAGCGCCCCGGACGACAAGACGCCCCAGGGCCGTAAGGTGGAACTGCGCCGCGACGCGCAGGATCACGCGGCAGCCGAAAACCGCGTGGTCGCCGAGCGGCCAGGGCAGGCGACCGTCCGCGTCGAGGGCGGCACGACCACCGTGCCCGTCTACGAGAGCCAGCCAGATGGCACTCCCTCCAACTACGGCAGCGGCCTGAACGAGAAGATCGCGGGCAAGGAACATGGCAGCCCCTCGCAGGGTGAGCCCGCCGCAAAACGCGACGTGCCCGGCATTCCCGTCAGCACCGATCCCACCTACCAGGACGACATGCGCAAGGGGCAGGAATCGTGA
- a CDS encoding Fur family transcriptional regulator, with translation MTAPRSTRQRDVIARVLETAEGPLAVADILVRTQADVPSVGLATVYRTLKLLSDQGHVHPVTLDGETLYEASGRGHHHHFLCTVCGRVFTLHACPVSIPAGTVYAGGFVVEAHEVTLYGRCPTCASGR, from the coding sequence ATGACCGCCCCGCGCAGCACCCGCCAGCGTGACGTGATCGCCCGTGTGCTGGAGACAGCGGAAGGGCCGCTGGCTGTGGCAGACATCCTGGTGCGCACGCAAGCCGATGTTCCCAGCGTGGGCCTTGCGACCGTGTACCGCACCCTGAAACTGCTGAGCGACCAAGGCCATGTCCACCCGGTCACGCTGGACGGCGAGACCCTGTACGAGGCGAGCGGCCGCGGGCATCACCACCACTTCTTGTGTACGGTCTGCGGCCGGGTGTTCACGCTGCACGCCTGCCCGGTCTCGATCCCGGCGGGCACGGTGTACGCGGGCGGCTTCGTGGTCGAGGCACATGAGGTCACGCTGTACGGCCGCTGCCCGACCTGTGCGTCCGGCCGCTGA
- a CDS encoding O-acetylhomoserine aminocarboxypropyltransferase/cysteine synthase family protein yields MPQKFETLQVHAGQKPDPTTGAQQVPIYPTNSYVFESPEHAADLFGLRAFGNIYSRIMNPTNAVLEERMAALEGGVMALAVASGHAAQFLAITTLAQAGDNIVSTPNLYGGTVNQFRVTLRRLGIEVRFTSKNEKPEEFAALIDDKTRVVYLETIGNPALNIPDFEAIAAAAHEQGVAVMVDNTFGAGGYYCQPLKHGANIVVHSASKWIGGHGNGIGGIIVDGGNFDWGNGRYPLMTEPSPSYHGLDFWATFGEGNPLGLPNVAFAIRARTEGLRDLGPTLAPQQAWQFLQGLETLSLRAERHAQNTSALASWLATHPDVRKVTYPGLSNHPHYDRAQHYLPRGAGAVLTFELKGGRPAGEAFIRSVKLAQHVANVGDTRTLVIHPASTTHSQLDEVTQKAAGVTPGLVRVSVGIEHIDDIKDDFAQALAAALELSETELAEGGA; encoded by the coding sequence ATGCCCCAGAAATTCGAGACCCTGCAAGTCCACGCCGGCCAGAAGCCGGATCCGACCACCGGGGCGCAACAGGTACCGATCTATCCCACCAACAGCTACGTGTTCGAGTCGCCGGAGCACGCCGCCGACCTGTTCGGCCTGCGGGCCTTCGGGAACATCTACAGCCGCATCATGAATCCCACGAACGCCGTGCTGGAGGAGCGTATGGCGGCCCTGGAGGGCGGCGTGATGGCGCTGGCCGTGGCGAGCGGACACGCGGCGCAGTTCCTGGCGATCACCACGTTGGCCCAGGCGGGCGACAACATCGTGTCCACGCCGAACCTGTACGGCGGCACGGTGAACCAGTTCCGCGTGACTCTGCGGAGATTGGGCATCGAGGTGCGCTTCACCAGCAAGAACGAGAAACCCGAAGAATTCGCCGCGCTGATCGACGACAAGACCCGCGTTGTGTACCTGGAGACCATCGGGAACCCGGCGCTGAACATCCCGGACTTCGAGGCGATCGCCGCCGCCGCGCATGAGCAGGGCGTGGCCGTGATGGTCGACAACACCTTCGGCGCGGGTGGCTACTACTGCCAGCCGCTGAAACACGGCGCGAACATCGTGGTGCACTCGGCCAGCAAATGGATCGGCGGGCACGGCAACGGCATCGGCGGGATCATCGTGGACGGTGGGAACTTCGACTGGGGGAATGGCCGCTATCCGCTGATGACCGAGCCCAGCCCCAGTTATCACGGCCTGGATTTCTGGGCGACCTTCGGCGAGGGCAACCCCCTGGGCCTGCCGAACGTGGCCTTTGCCATCCGCGCCCGCACCGAGGGCCTGCGCGACCTGGGGCCGACCCTCGCGCCGCAGCAGGCATGGCAGTTCCTGCAGGGCCTGGAAACGCTGAGCCTGCGCGCCGAACGGCACGCGCAGAACACCTCTGCCCTGGCGTCCTGGCTGGCCACGCACCCGGACGTCCGGAAGGTCACGTACCCCGGCCTGAGCAACCATCCGCACTACGACCGCGCGCAGCATTACCTGCCGCGCGGCGCCGGGGCCGTCCTGACCTTTGAACTCAAGGGCGGACGCCCGGCCGGCGAGGCCTTCATCCGCTCGGTGAAACTCGCGCAGCACGTCGCGAACGTGGGCGACACCCGGACCCTGGTGATCCACCCGGCCAGCACCACGCACTCGCAGCTCGACGAGGTCACGCAGAAGGCCGCCGGAGTCACGCCGGGCCTGGTGCGGGTGTCGGTCGGCATCGAGCACATCGACGACATCAAGGACGATTTCGCGCAGGCACTGGCCGCCGCCCTGGAACTCTCCGAGACGGAACTGGCCGAGGGCGGAGCATGA
- a CDS encoding alpha/beta fold hydrolase family protein — protein MTALPHPAPEALYPHPDDVTDDRCPLRHVTLFHDQPLLLDCGQVLSDVSVAYHTYGKAREDATLVLHALTGTSAVHDWWPEFLGHGKPLDPTQDFIVCANVLGGCAGTTGASELGDISISLPDMARVGRALLDHLGVRRVRVIGSSMGGLLAYAWLLECPDLVERAVIIGAPARHSPWAIGLNSAARSAIRAAPGGEGLKVARQIAMLSYRSPQSFALTQTGQRTRGVPAITSYLEHQGEKLLARFCEKTYVTLTRAMDAFQPTDAELRSIQAPVLAVGISSDVLYPAAEVREQAALLPRSTYWELDSIHGHDAFLMDAQALPDVVRDFLHG, from the coding sequence ATGACTGCCCTTCCCCACCCCGCTCCGGAGGCGCTGTACCCGCACCCAGACGACGTGACCGACGACCGATGTCCACTGCGCCACGTCACCCTGTTCCATGACCAGCCCCTGCTGCTCGACTGCGGACAGGTGCTGAGCGACGTCAGCGTCGCGTACCACACGTATGGCAAGGCCCGTGAGGACGCCACCCTGGTGCTGCACGCCCTGACCGGCACCAGCGCCGTGCACGACTGGTGGCCGGAGTTCCTGGGACACGGCAAGCCGCTGGATCCCACGCAGGATTTCATCGTGTGCGCGAACGTCCTGGGCGGCTGTGCCGGAACCACCGGCGCCTCGGAACTGGGCGACATCTCCATCAGCCTGCCGGACATGGCCCGCGTGGGCCGTGCCCTGCTCGACCATCTGGGAGTGCGGCGCGTCCGCGTGATCGGGAGCAGCATGGGCGGCCTGCTGGCGTACGCGTGGCTGCTCGAATGCCCGGATCTGGTGGAGCGGGCCGTCATCATCGGCGCGCCCGCCCGGCACTCTCCGTGGGCCATCGGGCTGAACAGCGCCGCCCGCAGCGCCATCCGTGCCGCGCCCGGCGGCGAGGGCCTGAAGGTCGCGCGGCAGATCGCCATGCTCTCGTACCGCAGTCCCCAGAGCTTTGCCCTGACGCAGACCGGCCAGCGCACGCGCGGCGTGCCCGCCATCACGTCATACCTGGAACACCAGGGCGAGAAGCTGCTGGCCCGCTTCTGCGAGAAGACCTACGTGACCCTCACGCGGGCCATGGACGCCTTCCAGCCGACGGACGCCGAGCTGCGTTCCATCCAGGCGCCGGTGCTGGCCGTGGGGATTTCGAGCGACGTCCTGTACCCCGCCGCCGAAGTGCGTGAGCAGGCGGCCCTGCTGCCTCGCAGCACGTACTGGGAGCTGGATTCGATCCACGGGCACGACGCGTTCCTGATGGACGCGCAGGCCCTGCCTGACGTGGTGCGCGACTTCCTGCACGGCTGA
- a CDS encoding DUF1175 family protein gives MAGFAVRLAFRNTLTLLACAALLQGAIALPATTPTQVPDVDSNRLGYPDSARLVGQDRDRFADWFASIAESQYYAMNADWTDRDCSGLVRYAFVNALMPHDPAWYAKFEYLPRPSLPPVENLSYPLPVIGRSVFRVAPGAYRRDDIQQGRLVGRTGAQYLANYSMTRVSRDPAQAKRGDVLFFLRPQLHSYHSMVYLGGGMVVYHTGASPAEGGRVRLISVATLLKFRDAAFHPLASNPDFLGVYRWRIMH, from the coding sequence ATGGCAGGATTCGCGGTACGGCTGGCCTTTCGGAACACCCTCACGTTGCTGGCCTGCGCCGCACTGCTTCAGGGCGCCATCGCCCTCCCTGCCACCACTCCCACCCAGGTTCCGGACGTCGATTCCAACCGCCTCGGCTACCCGGACAGCGCCCGGCTGGTCGGCCAGGATCGCGACCGGTTCGCCGACTGGTTCGCCAGTATCGCCGAGAGCCAGTACTACGCCATGAACGCCGACTGGACCGACCGAGACTGCTCGGGGCTGGTACGCTACGCCTTCGTGAATGCGCTCATGCCGCACGATCCGGCGTGGTACGCCAAGTTCGAATACCTGCCACGGCCCAGCCTGCCACCGGTGGAGAACCTCAGCTATCCGCTGCCCGTCATCGGCCGCTCAGTCTTCCGGGTGGCGCCCGGCGCGTACCGCAGGGACGACATCCAGCAGGGGCGGCTGGTGGGCCGCACGGGCGCGCAGTACCTCGCGAACTACTCGATGACGCGGGTCTCGCGTGACCCGGCGCAGGCGAAGCGCGGCGACGTGCTGTTCTTTCTGCGGCCACAGTTGCACTCGTACCACAGCATGGTGTACCTGGGCGGCGGAATGGTCGTGTACCACACGGGCGCCAGTCCGGCCGAGGGGGGGCGGGTGCGCCTGATCTCGGTGGCGACGCTGCTGAAGTTCCGGGACGCGGCCTTTCACCCGCTGGCATCCAATCCAGACTTCCTGGGCGTGTACCGGTGGAGGATCATGCATTAG